The segment GTAGGAATCAGCCATCTGACCAACTACCTACTCTTTCACAAAGACATGCCCAGCAAAGAGCTCTTCCCTCTAGAAATTATCACGCCACAAAATGTAGATTCCTACATTCAATCTAGGATTCACTGACATTCATTTCTGCAATAATCACTACAAGTAGTGATTGTACCCAACATATTTCAGGGCTAAGTTTGCGCTTGTTATTTTTAATCAGTCTTAATAAGTGTTTAAAACTTCTGCTTTTTTCCTCTCGATTTGCCTCTTGCTGTTGGCACAAACGGTTTCTGCACAAAACGGAATCGTACATGGCGTCATCGTCGATGAAAACAGTCAGCCATTACCTGGGATTAGTATTAGACTAGGAGATACGGGTACGGGAGCTGCCACAGATATTGATGGCAACTTCATGATCCGAGGATTGCATGCAGGTACTCACACCTTCCACATTAGTGGGTTAGGCTATCAAAAGCAAAGCCTGAAACATACGCTATCTGCCAACCAAAAACTGGAAATAAAAATCCAGTTGAAAGAGGATACCAAAGAGATGGACGAAGTTGTCATTCATGGCAAGTCAGAGGCAAGAGAAATCATGGAAACGGGGTTTGCTGTCAATGTGATTGAGGCAAAAGAAGCTAGTCTAAGAAACATTCAAACAAACGAATTGTTAAACACTACGGTAGGAGTGAAGATTCGTCAAAATGGAGGCTTAGGTTCTGAAGTTAGTTATAGTCTAAATGGGTTGTCAGGAAGTTCTGTACGAATTTTTATCGATGGAATTCCTATCTCCATATATGGCAATTCATTTAACCTGAATAGCATTCCGCCTTCAATGATTAAAAATATTGAAGTGTACAAAGGGGTGGTTCCAGGTCATTTGGCTGACGATGCTTTGGGTGGAGCCATCAATATTGTACTTCACAAAGAAACCAAAACCAATTTCAACGCTTCGGTTTCTTACGGGTCGTTCAACACCCTACAGGCCAGTGCCAATGGTTTGTACCGTTTTGAAAAATCAGGACTTACGGTCAAGGCATCCGCTTTTTATAATTATTCTGACAATGATTATGAAGTTTCAGGTCGAAGTGTTGTAGTAACCGGAATAGGGGGCGTGCAAACACCTATTACAGCCAAAAGATTTAACGATGCCTATAAATCTACAGGGGGAATGGTTCAAATAGGTTATACCAATGTAAAATGGGCAGATCAATTTTTCATTGGTTTTACAGGTTCCAGTGATTACAAAGAAGTTCAACATGGTGCTTTTATGACCATTACACCTTACAAGGACAGGTTTTTGGAGTCAAATGCCATGCTAGCAAACTTAACCTACCAAAAGAAAGACCTTTTTGTGAAAGGATTGGATATAAATGTGAATGGGTTGTATGGCAAACGAAATCGTGCTGTTAACGACACGGTGGCATGGGCTTATAGCTGGAATGGGGAAAGAGCTACTGATTTTAGAGGAAATGAGTACCAATATTCATGGAGATCACAACAAGAAGGTGGACCTACCTTGGCCAAAATAGATAGAAACGTAGCGTCCATTCGAACAGGCTTGTCTTATACCATTAGTAATCACCATAAAATATTGCTAAACCATGTTTACAGCAGTATTGACAGAGAAGATAGTGATGCTTTAAGATCGGTTTTGGAGAATACATTTAGAGGAACAAGAGATTTACATAAAAACATCGTTTCTGCAACTTATGAGGTCAACGCTTTTAACGAGAAACTAAAAGCCAATGTGTTTGGGAAGTACTACCAACAAAAAACCGTAAACATAGATCCTGAAATCAATGAAGTAACCAATGAGGTAGAAGATGATATTACCAGTGTCAATACAAAAGATCAAGGTTATGGATACACGGTTTCCTATGCCATTCTTCCAAACGTTATTTTGCTGACTTCTGCAGAAAAGGCCGTCAGGTTGCCAAATGAAAGTGAAGTGTTTGGTGATGACGGTGACAATGTAGTCGCCAACCCAAGTATCAGACCCGAGCTGAGCAACAACTATAACCTAGGGTTTAGGCTTGGGACATTTACAATCAAAAAGCATGACTTTACTGTCTCTACCAATTTCTTTACAAGAAATATTAAAGACAGAATTGGTCTGCCTATTGAAACATCTTTGAATGTCAACGATGAAACCATACTTTATGAAAACCAAGGCAACGGCACATCCAAAGGAGTAGAGGCACAATTGGAGTACACATACAACAACAATCTTGGATTCAATTTCAATGTTTCCCATTTCGATTTGAAGGTGGTAAACCGAGGCGTAGAAATAGACGTGCCAAACACTCCTTTTTTTACCATGAATGGTAGTTTGCGCTACTCGTTTAAGGATCTAATTCAAAAAAACGCGAGGTTAAACCTCTTCTACACCATGTACTTTACGGATGAGTTTTCATACTTGGTACCTCAAGGATCAAATACTGTAGGAGATGATTTTTTTAAAATACCTACACAATTGGCGCAAGATTTTGGGATGAGCTATGTATTCCCAAACAACCAACTTGTAGCGAGTTTTGACATCAAAAATATATTAGATAAACCCGTATATGACAACCTGTCTGTGCAAAAACCAGGTAGGGCTTTTTATCTAAAAATAAATTACAGAATCAATAAATTTTAACTTTACTAATATACCTACATATGAAACGAAGCTTTTTGAATTATAAAACGTTGAGCTCCATTGTACTACTTACAATTGGACTAACGACAGCTTGTACTACTGACGACAATGGCTTAGATCCAGTAGAACCAACCGAATCTAGATGGATTACTGTTGCCGCAGCAAGAATGGGAGACAATCCTGGTGACGGAAATGGAGGAACATTGATTTACTCACTAAGCAGTGAAGAGGCCAAAGACCCTACGGTATCCATAGCACCTTTTGACAATGGATTTATTGTACCATCTAACAGAACAGCCAGATTGCAGTCTTCTGAAGATGGCAGCACCATGTTCAACATTAGCTATGCCGGTGATACGGGTGGACAATATTCGAAATACACTGTGGAAGGCGGACAAACTTTCACTCAAGATGGTACTGGTATCAATATAGCCCCTTATGTAGGCACAGCACCAAGATGGATTAAATTGTTTGATGGGGATCAAACAGGGGCTGCTGTATATGTAAATACAGAAAGTGTTGTTGATGACAATGGCACACCAGAAGATGTAACAGACGATATTTACCATACTGAAGCTACCATGGGTGTAGTGACGATCAATTTGCAGAATTCATGGATCACGGGTTTCGAGGAAAGCTTAATTCCTTTGAGTGAAGAAGAAGAAGCTAATGGCTACTATATCTCTAGAATTGACATGCCTACTTTGAACGCCGCTGGTGATAAACTGTATATCGGTGCACGATTGAGCAAAGTAGATCCTGCTACAGGAGAATCAGATAACGATTACGATAATTTAGGATCTAAAACAATTGTATTGGACTATCCTTCACTTTCAAATCCATCTATCATTACATCTGCTGTTGGACACGGAAACACGAATGGCTATCGTAGTATCAATTCTTTCGAATACAACGGCAGTGTCTACCAGGCCAACCAAGATGATCCGAATGGTTCATACATCTTAAAGATTGATGCAAACAATCAATATGACGATTCTTATGTATTTAATTTAGATGCTGCTTTAGGTGTAGAAGAGTCCTATGTTTTGGCATGGAGACCAGCTGCCAATGGAAAAGCCGTAGTAGCCTACCGAGATGCTAGCTCTGAAGAAGGTGTCGCAGGAGCACAAGGATTTTTTGCTTTGGTAGATTTAAATGCAAAAACAGCTCAAAAAATTGATGCTATCCCATACGAGGCAGACTTTTACTTATTCCAGTACCAAGGTTTTGTAGTGGATGGAACAGAAATTTACCTTACTCAAGCTCCTGTAGGGAAAAACGGAAACATCTACGTGGTAGATACTGAAACTGGTGATGTAACCAAAGGTGCCGAGTTAGTAAACGTTGAAGGAAGTCACTACATCGGAGTATTCTAAAATTAAATAAACAAATAAGGTCAGAACATGAATAGCGATAAGAAATCCCTTTGGAAAAAAACCAGAAAATTATTCAATGACATTCATTTGTGGTTGGGTATTGGGGCGGGTCTGATCCTATTTGTGGTGTGTCTCACGGGTACTATATATACCTTTTATCATGAGATCGAAGAGACCCTCCATGCTGATATTTACAAAGTAGATGTTCCCCTCGGGGCATCTACTTTGCCTTTAAACGAATTGATCACACAGGTAGAAAGCAGTGTAAAAGAAGGAAAAGCCACAGCTATCAGCATACCAGCTGACCTACAAGAAACTTATACTGTATCTGTACAAAAGGAAGGTGAGCGACGAGGTACCAGCTACCTAATCAATCCATACACAGGTGCTGTGATGGGCAACAGCAAAACAGCCTCTAGCGAGTTTTTCATGATCGTTTTTAGACTGCATCGCTGGCTGATGCTGGATACCGAAATCGGCCGCCCCATTGTCGGCTGGGCTACAGTCATTTTTACCCTCCTGACGATCACAGGCTTGGTCATTTGGATCCCCCAAAAAGTAAAATCATGGAAACAAGGACTAAAAATCAAATGGTCTGCCAACTGGAAACGCATCAACCATGACCTGCACAATGCTCTAGGATTTTATGCAGCGTTTATCCTACTCATCATGTCTCTTACTGGACTATATTGGTCGTTTGACTGGTACAGAGACGGGCTGTATGCCACCTTTGGTGTGGAGCGACCTCAGCGAGGGCCAAAAGGTGACGATAAAAACAAAGAAGAAAAAATCATTCAAATCAGTACGCTCAAACTTGAGGACTACCTAAATGTTGCCAATACCGAACTG is part of the Reichenbachiella agarivorans genome and harbors:
- a CDS encoding TonB-dependent receptor translates to MFKTSAFFLSICLLLLAQTVSAQNGIVHGVIVDENSQPLPGISIRLGDTGTGAATDIDGNFMIRGLHAGTHTFHISGLGYQKQSLKHTLSANQKLEIKIQLKEDTKEMDEVVIHGKSEAREIMETGFAVNVIEAKEASLRNIQTNELLNTTVGVKIRQNGGLGSEVSYSLNGLSGSSVRIFIDGIPISIYGNSFNLNSIPPSMIKNIEVYKGVVPGHLADDALGGAINIVLHKETKTNFNASVSYGSFNTLQASANGLYRFEKSGLTVKASAFYNYSDNDYEVSGRSVVVTGIGGVQTPITAKRFNDAYKSTGGMVQIGYTNVKWADQFFIGFTGSSDYKEVQHGAFMTITPYKDRFLESNAMLANLTYQKKDLFVKGLDINVNGLYGKRNRAVNDTVAWAYSWNGERATDFRGNEYQYSWRSQQEGGPTLAKIDRNVASIRTGLSYTISNHHKILLNHVYSSIDREDSDALRSVLENTFRGTRDLHKNIVSATYEVNAFNEKLKANVFGKYYQQKTVNIDPEINEVTNEVEDDITSVNTKDQGYGYTVSYAILPNVILLTSAEKAVRLPNESEVFGDDGDNVVANPSIRPELSNNYNLGFRLGTFTIKKHDFTVSTNFFTRNIKDRIGLPIETSLNVNDETILYENQGNGTSKGVEAQLEYTYNNNLGFNFNVSHFDLKVVNRGVEIDVPNTPFFTMNGSLRYSFKDLIQKNARLNLFYTMYFTDEFSYLVPQGSNTVGDDFFKIPTQLAQDFGMSYVFPNNQLVASFDIKNILDKPVYDNLSVQKPGRAFYLKINYRINKF
- a CDS encoding PepSY-associated TM helix domain-containing protein, which produces MNSDKKSLWKKTRKLFNDIHLWLGIGAGLILFVVCLTGTIYTFYHEIEETLHADIYKVDVPLGASTLPLNELITQVESSVKEGKATAISIPADLQETYTVSVQKEGERRGTSYLINPYTGAVMGNSKTASSEFFMIVFRLHRWLMLDTEIGRPIVGWATVIFTLLTITGLVIWIPQKVKSWKQGLKIKWSANWKRINHDLHNALGFYAAFILLIMSLTGLYWSFDWYRDGLYATFGVERPQRGPKGDDKNKEEKIIQISTLKLEDYLNVANTELNYAGDTRISLPSDDKPTISIAKSKVGFFAVSGRDELTLDKMTGEVKKKELFADEPLNHKIMHSIRSIHTGEIFGTFSKIIYFISCLIATSLPVTGTIIWINKLKKKSQRKVKKRGFKENRKDVAFAE